Proteins co-encoded in one Nicotiana sylvestris chromosome 7, ASM39365v2, whole genome shotgun sequence genomic window:
- the LOC104228111 gene encoding uncharacterized protein isoform X2, with the protein MAYDNCSTLEPKRSHQWFMDGVEPELLPNKKQATEVPNHSSFTGLLSSNIAPWMNTSGFHSVPGQYAERHFDDESARSVNFDDRSVPSVGIGNVNVSRKVMEDSFGSDSSFGLSISHSMEDPRSGLNYGGIRKVKVNQVKEAENFMPVSMGDTYTRVISNAMSTDHAFTKAEDSCIAMGLSFNGGDDHMMSLGDTFNREDNNFISMGQPFNKVEGNSLSVSHPFCKDESNITMLSQSFSREDDSTISASHSFKDNNTAISMGQSFNNDDSNITSICQTLSKVADTNPPMSHCYSRVNDNTISVSQTYSKVEKNNLSMSQSFGRGESNIISFGGFNDDDDINSSGRLICSYDLLMSQSSGQQSDIMTGKRLVESNADTVTSATQMAGNKEVISKKEEQKAAKKPPSNSFPSNVRSLLSTGMLDGVSVKYIAWSREELRGIIKGSGYLCSCQSCNFSKAINAYEFERHAGCKTKHPNNHIYFENGKTIYGIVQELRNTPQDLLFEVIQTITGSSINQKSFRIWKESFLAATRELQRIYGKDEVRRLS; encoded by the exons ATGGCTTATGATAACTGCTCCACGCTTGAGCCTAAACGTTCCCATCAATGGTTCATGGATGGTGTCGAGCCTGAATTGCTTCCCAACAAGAAGCAAGCCACTGAAGTACCTAATCATAGTTCGTTCACTGGACTTTTAAGTTCCAATATTGCTCCGTGGATGAACACTTCTGGTTTCCACTCAGTTCCAGGCCAATATGCAGAGAGGCACTTTGATGATGAAAGTGCAAGATCGGTCAACTTTGATGACAGAAGTGTTCCATCCGTTGGCATTGGCAACGTTAATGTGTCTAGAAAGGTGATGGAAGATTCATTTGGAAGTGATTCCTCATTTGGTTTATCCATATCCCATTCAATGGAGGATCCTAGATCAGGTCTTAACTATGGTGGTATCAGAAAGGTCAAAGTCAACCAGGTGAAGGAGGCTGAGAATTTCATGCCTGTGTCAATGGGTGATACCTACACCAGAGTGATCAGCAATGCAATGTCAACAGATCATGCTTTTACTAAGGCTGAGGATAGTTGCATAGCTATGGGGCTCTCTTTTAACGGAGGCGATGATCATATGATGTCATTAGGGGACACCTTTAATAGGGAGGATAACAACTTCATATCTATGGGTCAACCTTTTAACAAAGTGGAGGGCAACTCACTATCAGTGAGTCACCCTTTCTGTAAAGATGAAAGCAATATTACCATGCTGAGTCAAAGTTTTAGCAGAGAGGATGATAGCACTATATCAGCGAGTCACTCATTCAAGGACAATAATACTGCTATATCAATGGGTCAGTCATtcaataatgatgatagcaatatTACTTCAATTTGCCAAACTCTTAGTAAGGTCGCTGACACCAATCCACCCATGAGCCACTGCTACAGCAGAGTCAATGACAATACAATATCAGTGAGTCAGACCTATAGCAAAGTTGAAAAGAATAATTTGTCAATGAGCCAATCTTTTGGCAGGGGAGAAAGCAATATCATATCTTTTGGTGGATTCAATGATGATGACGATATAAATTCTTCTGGAAGGCTGATTTGCAGTTATGACTTATTAATGAGTCAGTCTTCAGGCCAACAATCGGATATTATGACTGGAAAGCGATTGGTTGAGTCAAATGCCGATACAGTTACAAGTGCTACTCAAATGGCTGGCAATAAGGAAGTTATTTCTAAAAAGGAGGAGCAGAAAGCAGCTAAAAAGCCTCCTTCGAACAGCTTCCCTTCAAATGTGAGAAGCTTGCTCTCAACTGGTATGTTAGATGGAGTATCTGTCAAGTATATAGCTTGGTCTAGAGAG GAGCTCCGTGGTATTATAAAAGGTTCTGGTTACCTCTGTAGCTGTCAGTCATGTAACTTTTCCAAG GCAATTAATGCTTATGAGTTTGAGCGCCATGCCGGTTGTAAGACAAAACACCCTAATAATCATATATACTTTGAAAATGGGAAGACAATCTATGGGATTGTTCAGGAGCTCAGGAACACACCTCAGgatttattatttgaagttattcAGACAATTACTGGATCGTCTATTAACCAAAAATCATTTCGCATCTGGAAAG AATCTTTTCTAGCTGCGACACGTGAACTTCAGCGTATATATGGGAAGGATGAGGTCAGGCGACTGTCATAA
- the LOC104213704 gene encoding ras-related protein RABE1c-like: MATPPARARADYDYLIKLLLIGDSGVGKSCLLLRFSDGSFTTSFITTIGIDFKIRTIELDSKRIKLQIWDTAGQERFRTITTAYYRGAMGILLVYDVTDESSFNNIRNWIRNIEQHASDNVNKILVGNKADMDESKRAVPTSKGQALADEYGIKFFETSAKTNMNVEEVFFSIARDIKQRLAESDSKAEPQTIRINQPDQAAGAAQSAQKSACCGS; this comes from the exons ATGGCCACTCCACCCGCTAGAGCTCGAGCCGATTACGATTACCTAATCAAGCTCCTCTTGATCGGCGACAGCG GTGTGGGTAAGAGTTGCCTTCTTTTACGTTTCTCAGATGGCTCCTTCACGACCAGTTTTATTACAACTATTGG CATTGACTTCAAGATAAGGACCATAGAGCTTGATAGCAAACGAATCAAACTACAAATCTGGGATACTGCTGGTCAGGAGCGGTTCCGAACAATTACAACTG CTTACTACCGTGGAGCCATGGGTATATTGCTGGTGTATGACGTAACTGATGAGTCATCTTTTAACA ACATCAGGAACTGGATAAGAAACATTGAGCAGCATGCTTCCGACAATGTCAACAAAATTCTGGTCGGCAACAAGGCTGACATGGACGAAAGCAAAAGg GCTGTTCCTACATCAAAAGGTCAAGCACTAGCTgacgaatatggcattaaattctTTGAGACA AGTGCCAAGACAAATATGAATGTGGAGGAGGTTTTCTTTTCCATAGCTCGGGATATAAAGCAAAGACTTGCTGAATCTGACTCAAAGGCTGAG CCTCAGACTATCAGGATAAATCAACCAGACCAGGCAGCAGGAGCTGCTCAAAGCGCCCAAAAATCAGCTTGCTGTGGCTCTTGA
- the LOC104228139 gene encoding WAT1-related protein At2g37460, translating to MKAVSELFIRSKPFIAVIFLQFGLAGMDILTKMALNEGMSNYVFVVYRHAVATLAIAPFAIILDKKIRPKMTLSIFTKLVLLSILEPVIDQNLYSIGLKYTTATFAAAMCNILPAITFIMAWIFRLERVKLTSIRSQAKIIGTVATVAGAMIMTLVRGPVIELFWTKGNSSHESQSGGLNLSHAIKGSLMITIGCFSWAAFMILQAITLRTYPAELSLTAWICLLGTAEGAIVAMVMERGKAAVWAIKWDTKFLAAVYSGIFCSGLAYYIQGVIMKDRGPVFVTAFNPLSMVIVAILSSFILREQMNLGRVLGAVVIVLGLYIVLWGKSKDQKSPSADEQAIPTQETTHENKIDKENLSQTIIHISPSRGTTVTKDERI from the exons ATGAAGGCAGTAAGTGAACTATTCATTAGATCAAAACCCTTTATTGCTGTCATTTTTCTTCAATTTGGGCTAGCAGGCATGGATATCCTCACCAAAATGGCATTGAATGAAGGGATGAGCAACTATGTATTTGTTGTGTACCGCCACGCAGTAGCCACTCTGGCTATTGCTCCTTTTGCAATAATTCTAGACAA GAAAATAAGACCAAAGATGACTCTCTCAATATTCACTAAGTTGGTACTTCTTAGCATACTGGA GCCAGTCATCGACCAGAATCTCTACTCTATTGGCCTGAAATACACAACAGCAACTTTTGCAGCTGCAATGTGCAACATACTTCCCGCCATTACTTTTATAATGGCCTGGATATTCAG GCTTGAGAGGGTGAAGCTTACAAGCATTCGCAGCCAAGCCAAAATAATCGGGACTGTCGCCACAGTTGCAGGAGCCATGATCATGACGCTGGTACGAGGTCCAGTCATTGAACTATTTTGGACAAAAGGAAATTCCAGTCATGAATCTCAAAGTGGTGGGTTAAATCTAAGCCATGCTATCAAAGGTTCCCTCATGATAACAATTGGGTGCTTCAGTTGGGCAGCATTCATGATTTTGCAG GCAATCACACTGCGGACCTACCCTGCAGAGCTCTCACTCACTGCTTGGATATGCTTGTTGGGAACAGCTGAGGGAGCTATAGTAGCGATGGTAATGGAGAGAGGAAAAGCTGCAGTGTGGGCCATAAAATGGGACACTAAGTTTCTTGCAGCTGTATACAGT GGAATATTCTGTTCAGGGCTCGCGTATTACATCCAAGGAGTAATAATGAAAGATAGGGGCCCTGTTTTCGTCACAGCTTTCAATCCATTAAGCATGGTTATTGTAGCTATACTGAGTTCATTCATTCTACGTGAACAAATGAACCTGGGAAG GGTACTTGGTGCTGTTGTGATCGTTTTAGGCCTTTACATTGTCCTGTGGGGTAAAAGCAAGGATCAAAAATCTCCATCAGCCGATGAACAAGCAATACCAACACAGGAAACGACACATGAAAACAAAATTGACAAGGAAAATTTAAGTCAGACAATTATCCACATCAGTCCATCAAGAGGAACAACTGTTACCAAAGATGAAAGAATATAA
- the LOC104228111 gene encoding uncharacterized protein isoform X1 → MAYDNCSTLEPKRSHQWFMDGVEPELLPNKKQATEVPNHSSFTGLLSSNIAPWMNTSGFHSVPGQYAERHFDDESARSVNFDDRSVPSVGIGNVNVSRKVMEDSFGSDSSFGLSISHSMEDPRSGLNYGGIRKVKVNQVKEAENFMPVSMGDTYTRVISNAMSTDHAFTKAEDSCIAMGLSFNGGDDHMMSLGDTFNREDNNFISMGQPFNKVEGNSLSVSHPFCKDESNITMLSQSFSREDDSTISASHSFKDNNTAISMGQSFNNDDSNITSICQTLSKVADTNPPMSHCYSRVNDNTISVSQTYSKVEKNNLSMSQSFGRGESNIISFGGFNDDDDINSSGRLICSYDLLMSQSSGQQSDIMTGKRLVESNADTVTSATQMAGNKEVISKKEEQKAAKKPPSNSFPSNVRSLLSTGMLDGVSVKYIAWSREKELRGIIKGSGYLCSCQSCNFSKAINAYEFERHAGCKTKHPNNHIYFENGKTIYGIVQELRNTPQDLLFEVIQTITGSSINQKSFRIWKESFLAATRELQRIYGKDEVRRLS, encoded by the exons ATGGCTTATGATAACTGCTCCACGCTTGAGCCTAAACGTTCCCATCAATGGTTCATGGATGGTGTCGAGCCTGAATTGCTTCCCAACAAGAAGCAAGCCACTGAAGTACCTAATCATAGTTCGTTCACTGGACTTTTAAGTTCCAATATTGCTCCGTGGATGAACACTTCTGGTTTCCACTCAGTTCCAGGCCAATATGCAGAGAGGCACTTTGATGATGAAAGTGCAAGATCGGTCAACTTTGATGACAGAAGTGTTCCATCCGTTGGCATTGGCAACGTTAATGTGTCTAGAAAGGTGATGGAAGATTCATTTGGAAGTGATTCCTCATTTGGTTTATCCATATCCCATTCAATGGAGGATCCTAGATCAGGTCTTAACTATGGTGGTATCAGAAAGGTCAAAGTCAACCAGGTGAAGGAGGCTGAGAATTTCATGCCTGTGTCAATGGGTGATACCTACACCAGAGTGATCAGCAATGCAATGTCAACAGATCATGCTTTTACTAAGGCTGAGGATAGTTGCATAGCTATGGGGCTCTCTTTTAACGGAGGCGATGATCATATGATGTCATTAGGGGACACCTTTAATAGGGAGGATAACAACTTCATATCTATGGGTCAACCTTTTAACAAAGTGGAGGGCAACTCACTATCAGTGAGTCACCCTTTCTGTAAAGATGAAAGCAATATTACCATGCTGAGTCAAAGTTTTAGCAGAGAGGATGATAGCACTATATCAGCGAGTCACTCATTCAAGGACAATAATACTGCTATATCAATGGGTCAGTCATtcaataatgatgatagcaatatTACTTCAATTTGCCAAACTCTTAGTAAGGTCGCTGACACCAATCCACCCATGAGCCACTGCTACAGCAGAGTCAATGACAATACAATATCAGTGAGTCAGACCTATAGCAAAGTTGAAAAGAATAATTTGTCAATGAGCCAATCTTTTGGCAGGGGAGAAAGCAATATCATATCTTTTGGTGGATTCAATGATGATGACGATATAAATTCTTCTGGAAGGCTGATTTGCAGTTATGACTTATTAATGAGTCAGTCTTCAGGCCAACAATCGGATATTATGACTGGAAAGCGATTGGTTGAGTCAAATGCCGATACAGTTACAAGTGCTACTCAAATGGCTGGCAATAAGGAAGTTATTTCTAAAAAGGAGGAGCAGAAAGCAGCTAAAAAGCCTCCTTCGAACAGCTTCCCTTCAAATGTGAGAAGCTTGCTCTCAACTGGTATGTTAGATGGAGTATCTGTCAAGTATATAGCTTGGTCTAGAGAG AAGGAGCTCCGTGGTATTATAAAAGGTTCTGGTTACCTCTGTAGCTGTCAGTCATGTAACTTTTCCAAG GCAATTAATGCTTATGAGTTTGAGCGCCATGCCGGTTGTAAGACAAAACACCCTAATAATCATATATACTTTGAAAATGGGAAGACAATCTATGGGATTGTTCAGGAGCTCAGGAACACACCTCAGgatttattatttgaagttattcAGACAATTACTGGATCGTCTATTAACCAAAAATCATTTCGCATCTGGAAAG AATCTTTTCTAGCTGCGACACGTGAACTTCAGCGTATATATGGGAAGGATGAGGTCAGGCGACTGTCATAA